GCCGCACGCGCACCTTTGGTGGCAGCGATACCTTTGAGGGTGACCGCGCGAGTAATCTCACCGGACAGCATGACTTTCACACGCTGTACGTTTTGATTAATCAGGTTGGCATCCTTCAGCGCCTGCAGAGTAACTACGTCGCCTTCGATCTTGTTCAGCTCGGAGGTACGCACTTGCGCACGATCCATAGCTTTCAGAGACACGAAACCGAACTTGGGAAGACGACGGTGCAGAGGCTGCTGGCCGCCTTCGAAACCCGGAGCAATGGTGCCACCGGAGCGGGAGGTCTGACCCTTGTGACCACGGCCACCGGTCTTGCCCAAACCACTACCGATACCACGGCCCGGACGGTGCTTCTCGCGACGGGAACCCGGCGCTGGACTCAAATCGTTCAGGTACATGGATCAACCCTCCACACGGAGAAGGTAATAAGCCTTGTTGATCATGCCGCGGTTTTCCGGAGTATCCAGAACCTCGACGGTATGATTGATGCGACGCAGGCCGAGACCCTTGACGCAGGCTTTGTGATTGGCCAGACGGCCATTGGTGCTCTTGATCAGAGTCACTTTGACGGTGTTAGCCATGGTTAGAGAATCTCCTCGACACTCTTGCCACGCTTGGCTGCAACCGAATCCGGAGACTGCATAGCCTTCAGACCTTTGAAAGTGGCATGAACCACGTTCACAGGGTTGGTAGAGCCGTAGCACTTGGCCAGAACGTTCTGAACACCAGCGACTTCCAGGACGGCACGCATGGCGCCACCAGCGATGATGCCGGTACCTTCGGAAGCGGGCTGCATGTAAACCTTCGAAGCGCCGTGGGCGGACTTCATGGCGTACTGCAGGGTGGTGCCGTTCAGATCAACTTGGATCATGTTGCGACGAGCAGCTTCCATCGCCTTCTGGATGGCAGCCGGCACTTCACGGGATTTGCCACGGCCGAAACCTACACGGCCCTTGCCATCACCTACCACGGTCAGCGCGGTGAAGGTGAAGATACGGCCGCCTTTAACGGTCTTGGCAACGCGGTTCACCTGAACCAGCTTCTCGATATAGCCTTCGTCGCGCTTTTGGTCGTTATTTGCCATAACTTAGAACTCCAGCCCGCCTTCACGAGCAGCATCAGCCAGCGCCTTGACGCGGCCGTGGTACTTGAAGCCAGAACGGTCGAATGCAACCTGGGTCACGCCAGCGGCTTTCGCACGCTCGGCAACCAGCTCACCAACTTTCTTGGCCGCGTCGACGTTGCCGGTGGCGCCGTCACGCAGTGCTTTGTCCAAGGTAGAGGCGCTGGCCAGAACCTTGCTGCCGTCGGCCGAGATGACCTGGGCGTAGATGTGCTGCGAAGAGCGATACACGCACAGACGCACGGCTTCGAGCTCGTGCATTTTCAGGCGTGCTTTGCGAGCGCGACGCAGACGAGTAACTTTTTTGTCGGTCATTTCCTAGCCCCTTACTTCTTCTTGGCTTCTTTACGGCGGACGACTTCGTCAGCGTAACGAACACCTTTGCCCTTGTAAGGTTCAGGACGGCGGAAGTCACGAATCTCCGCGGCAACCTGACCAACCAGCTGCTTGTCGACACCCTTGATGAGGATCTCGGTCTGGTTCGGGGTTTCGGCCACAACGCCTTCCGGCAGTTGGTAGTCGATAGGGTGAGAGAAGCCCAACGCCAGGTTCAGCACCTGACCCTTGGCCTGCGCCTTGTAACCAACACCGATCAGCTGGAGCTTGCGCTCGAAGCCTTGGCTTACGCCGATGACCATGTTGTTAACCAGAGCGCGGGTAGTACCGGCCATCGCACGAGTCTGCTGGTCGCCGTTGCGAGCAGCGAAACGCAGCTCACCGGATTCCTGCAGCACCTCAACGGACGAGTGAACGTTCAGTTCCAGAGTGCCCTTGGCACCCTTCACCGAAAGCTGCTGACCGGCGAGTTTGATCTCTACACCAGCAGGCAGCTTGACGGGGTTCTTAGCAACGCGAGACATGCTTATCCCCCCTTAGAACACAGTGCAAAGCACTTCGCCGCCGACACCGGCAGCGCGCGCAGCGCGGTCCGTCATCACACCCTTGTTGGTGGAGACGATGGAAACACCGAGACCGCCGCGAACTTTCGGCAGATCATCGACGGATTTGTACTGGCGAAGGCCGGGACGGCTGACGCGCTTGACCTCTTCGATGACCGGACGGCCTTCGAAGTACTTCAGCTCGATGGACAGCTGCGGCTTTGCTTCGCCGCTGATCTGATAACCCGCAATATAACCTTCGTCTTTGAGAACTTTGGCTACAGCCACCTTCAGGGTAGAAGAAGGCATGCTTACGACGGACTTTTCAGCCATCTGGGCATTACGGATACGAGTTAGCATGTCCGCTAACGGGTCCTGCATACTCATGGGCTAGACGCTCCTGATACAAAAAGAATTAGCCTCTCGGCTAAAGAATCACCAGAGCTCACGGAAATCCGGGCTCAGGAGAGCCGGGCATTCTAGAGACTGATCAAAAATGAATCAAGCCCCAAAAGGGGCTTGATTGATATTGCTTGAACGCCGGAGCAGGCTCCGGCGTTTGCCGCGTCGGCTTACCAGCTGGCCTTGACCAGACCTGGTACGTCGCCACGCATGGCTGCTTCACGCAGCTTGATACGCGACAGACCGAACTTGCGGAATACACCGTGCGGACGACCGGTGATGCGGCAGCGGTTGCGCAGGCGCGAAGCGCTGGCATCACGTGGTTGCTTCTGCAGGGCGACGCTGGCTTCCCAACGGGCTTCTGGAGTTGCGTTCTGATCCACGATGATGGCTTTCAGCTCGGCACGCTTTTTGGCGTACTTGGCAACCGTGCGCTGACGCTTCAGCTCGCGGTTTTTCATGCTCGTCTTGGCCATGTTCCTACTCCAATCAGTTGCGGAACGGGAATTTGAAAGCACGCAGCAGAGCGCGACCTTCGTCATCCGTACGGGCAGTGGTGGTCAGGGTGATGTCCAGACCACGCAGCGCATCGATCTTGTCGTAATCGATTTCCGGGAAGATGATCTGCTCTTTCACGCCCATGCTGTAGTTGCCGCGGCCGTCGAAGGACTTGGCATTCAGGCCGCGGAAGTCACGCACGCGCGGCAGGGAGATGGACAGCAGACGATCCAGGAACTCGTACATACGCTCGCGACGCAGAGTGACCTTGACGCCAATCGGCCAACCTTCACGAACCTTGAAACCTGCGATCGACTTGCGGGCATGAGTCACGACGACTTTCTGACCGGTGATCTTCTCGAGGTCGGCAACGGCGTTCTCGATGACTTTCTTGTCACCGATCGCTTCGCCCAGGCCCATGTTCAGGGTGATCTTGGTGATGCGCGGAACTTCCATCACGTTGGCCAGCTTCAGTTCTTCCTTCAGCTTGGGCGCGATTTCCTTCCGGTA
Above is a genomic segment from Pseudomonas argentinensis containing:
- the rpsN gene encoding 30S ribosomal protein S14, which encodes MAKTSMKNRELKRQRTVAKYAKKRAELKAIIVDQNATPEARWEASVALQKQPRDASASRLRNRCRITGRPHGVFRKFGLSRIKLREAAMRGDVPGLVKASW
- the rpsE gene encoding 30S ribosomal protein S5, translating into MANNDQKRDEGYIEKLVQVNRVAKTVKGGRIFTFTALTVVGDGKGRVGFGRGKSREVPAAIQKAMEAARRNMIQVDLNGTTLQYAMKSAHGASKVYMQPASEGTGIIAGGAMRAVLEVAGVQNVLAKCYGSTNPVNVVHATFKGLKAMQSPDSVAAKRGKSVEEIL
- the rplR gene encoding 50S ribosomal protein L18, coding for MTDKKVTRLRRARKARLKMHELEAVRLCVYRSSQHIYAQVISADGSKVLASASTLDKALRDGATGNVDAAKKVGELVAERAKAAGVTQVAFDRSGFKYHGRVKALADAAREGGLEF
- the rplF gene encoding 50S ribosomal protein L6 → MSRVAKNPVKLPAGVEIKLAGQQLSVKGAKGTLELNVHSSVEVLQESGELRFAARNGDQQTRAMAGTTRALVNNMVIGVSQGFERKLQLIGVGYKAQAKGQVLNLALGFSHPIDYQLPEGVVAETPNQTEILIKGVDKQLVGQVAAEIRDFRRPEPYKGKGVRYADEVVRRKEAKKK
- the rpmD gene encoding 50S ribosomal protein L30, translating into MANTVKVTLIKSTNGRLANHKACVKGLGLRRINHTVEVLDTPENRGMINKAYYLLRVEG
- the rplE gene encoding 50S ribosomal protein L5; protein product: MARLKEIYRKEIAPKLKEELKLANVMEVPRITKITLNMGLGEAIGDKKVIENAVADLEKITGQKVVVTHARKSIAGFKVREGWPIGVKVTLRRERMYEFLDRLLSISLPRVRDFRGLNAKSFDGRGNYSMGVKEQIIFPEIDYDKIDALRGLDITLTTTARTDDEGRALLRAFKFPFRN
- the rplO gene encoding 50S ribosomal protein L15, with translation MYLNDLSPAPGSRREKHRPGRGIGSGLGKTGGRGHKGQTSRSGGTIAPGFEGGQQPLHRRLPKFGFVSLKAMDRAQVRTSELNKIEGDVVTLQALKDANLINQNVQRVKVMLSGEITRAVTLKGIAATKGARAAIEAAGGKFEE
- the rpsH gene encoding 30S ribosomal protein S8, which translates into the protein MSMQDPLADMLTRIRNAQMAEKSVVSMPSSTLKVAVAKVLKDEGYIAGYQISGEAKPQLSIELKYFEGRPVIEEVKRVSRPGLRQYKSVDDLPKVRGGLGVSIVSTNKGVMTDRAARAAGVGGEVLCTVF